The genomic window CATCGAGTGGGCCAAGGATGGCCTCAACGGGAGGTTGTTCATCCTGCAGGCCCGGCCGGAAACGGTGCAGTCGCGGCGTTCGAGCACCCTGCTGCGACGCTGGCAACTGGATCCCCATCAGGCCGAACTGATCGTGGAGGGGCGGGCGATCGGAGCCTCGGTGAGCAGCGGTGTGGCCCGGGTGCTGGCCAGCGCCGATGCCATCAACCGCTTCGAGCAGGGGGATCTGCTGGTGACAGAGCGCACCGACCCCGACTGGGAGCCGATCCTGCGCAAAGCCAGCGGTGTGATCACCAATCAGGGCGGCCGCACCTGCCATGCGGCGATCATTGCCCGCGAGATGGGGATCACCGCGATCGTGGGCTGTGGCACGGCCACCAGCCGCATCGCCGATGGCGATCTGATCACCGCCAGCTGCTGCGAAGGGGATGCGGGCCGGGTCTATCGCGGCGCGTTGCCCTTTCATGTGGAGGAACAGGAACTCTCCGAGCTGCCTCCTACCCGCACCCGCCTCCTGGTGAATGTGGGCAATCCGGAGCAGGCGTTCCAGCAGGCGGCTCTGCCTGTGGACGGGGTGGGATTGGCCCGGCTGGAGTTCATCATCGCCAACCACATTCAGGTGCATCCGATGGCGCTGTTGAAGCCGGAGCTGGTGGCCGATGCCGGTGAACGCGAGGCGATCGCGCAGCGCACCAAGGGGTATGCCCACCCCGCCGATTACTACGTGGACCTGCTCACCCAGGGCATGGCGCGCATCGCCGCCGCCTTCCATCCACGACCGGTGATCCTGCGGTTTTCGGATTTCAAGAGCAACGAATATGCCCGTCTGCTCGGGGGAAGCGGCTTCGAGCCCCACGAGGAGAACCCGATGCTGGGCTGGCGGGGCGCTTCCCGCTACACCGCCAAAGCATTCCGGGAGGCGTTCGGTCTGGAATGCCAGGCGCTCAAGGCGGTGCGGGAGGCGATGGGGCTCACGAACGTGATCCCGATGGTGCCGTTCTGCCGCACACCGGAGGAAGGCGAGCGGGTGCTTGCCGAGATGGCCCGTCATGGGCTGGTGCGGGGCCGCCACGGCCTGCAGGTGTATGTGATGTGCGAACTGCCCAGCAACGTGATCGGCGCCGAAGCCTTCGCCGAGCACTTCGATGGCTTCTCGATCGGCTCCAACGACCTCACCCAGCTCACCCTTGGGCTGGACCGGGATTCCGCGCTGGTGGCGGATCTGTTCGATGAGCGGCACGCGATCGTCAAGGAGATGATCCGCCTGGCGATCCGCACGGCTCACCGCTGTGGCAGCCGCATCGGCATCTGTGGCCAGGCTCCCAGCGACTACCCCGACTTCGCCCGCTTCCTGGTGGAGGAGGGAATCGATTCGATCAGCCTCAACCCCGATGCGGTGATCACCACACGCCTGCAGGTGGCAGCGATCGAGCAGGAGCTTGGCAAGGGCGCCTGAACGCGCGGGAAGGAGTTCCAGCCAGGACAGCCGGGTTCAGAGCAATCAGAGCAGTTCAGAACAGCTGAGCTCAGAAAAGCTCGACGGCCTCGCGTTCCAGCAAGCCCGGCTGGCCGTCGGCCAGCCAGGGGGCGGACTTTGGCTCCGGCGGCGGCAGTGTGGCCGCAGCGCCGTTGTGGGCAGGCGTTTCGCGCAGCACCGCCACCCGCCGGGACGACTCGCCGCAACTGCGGGGCGTGGGAAAGATCTTGCCGGGATTGGCCCGCCCCAGCGGGTCGAAGGCGCGACGCACCAGCTGCATGGTCTCGAGGTCGTCGTGGGAGAACATCCAATCGAGATAGCAGCGCTTGTCGGCGCCCACGCCGTGCTCCCCGGTGATGCTGCCGCCCGCCTCAATGCAGAGCCGCAGGATCTCGGCGCCGAGGGCCTGCACCTTCTCCTGCACGCCGGGCTCGCCTGCGGTGTAAAGGATCAGCGGGTGAAGGTTACCGTCGCCGGCGTGGAACACATTGGCCACGGGCAGGCCGTAGTGGCGGCTCAACTGCTCGATCGCCGCCAGCACCGAAGGCAGGGCACTGCGCGGCACCACCCCGTCCTGCACGTAATACGTGGGGGTGATGCGCCCCACCGCCGCGAATGCCGATTTGCGGCCCTTCCACAGCTGGGCCCGGTCGGCTTCCTGCTCCGCCTGGCGGATGGAGCGGGCCCCGGCCTCACGGCATAGGTCGCTGGCCAGAGCCACCGCGGCCGCCACTTCCCGCGCCTGGCCGTCGAGCTCGATCAGCAGCACCGCCGCTGCATCGCGCGGATACTCCTCCACCCCGAAGAGGTCGTCGACGGCGTTGATCGTGAAGTTGTCCATGATCTCCATCCCCGCCGGCAGAACCCCGGCGGCCGTGACCCGGCGCACCGCTTCACCGGCTGCCTCCATCGTGACGAAATCAGCCAGCAGCACCTGCACGTTGGGGGTCTGGGGCAACAGGCGCAGGGTGATCGCCGTGGCGATGCCCAGGGTGCCTTCGCTGCCGATGAACACACCGCGCAGATCCAGACCGGGCAGCTCTGCCAGCGCCCCCCCCAGCCGGGTGAGCGTGCCGTCGGGGAGCACCACTTCAAGCTCCAGCACGTGGTTGCTGGTGACGCCGTACTTGAGGCAATGGACGCCACCGGCGTTCTCGGCCACATTGCCGCCGATGCTGCACACCACCTGGCTGGACGGGTCGGGGGCGTAGTAGAAGCCGTCGCCCGCCACCGCGCGGGTGACCCAGCTGTTGATCACACCGGGCTGCACGGTGATGCGCTGGTTGTCGAGGTCGATCGCCAGCACCGAACGCATGCGGCTGGTGACCACCAGCAGAGCCTCCTGCTCCGCCACGGCGCCGCCTGACAGCCCCGTGCCGCTGCCACGGGCAACGAACGGCACCCCCAGGGCATGGCAGCAGCGCAGGATCGCCGCCACTTGCTCGGTGGTTTCCGGCAACACCGCCAGCGGCGGCTCATGGCGATGCAGGGTGAGACCGTCGCTGTCGTAGGTGAGCAGTTCCTGGCGCCGGGCCACCACAGCACGCGCCGGGAGCAGACGGCGCAGCTGACGTTCGATGGTGGACCAGGGCAGGCTCACGGGGTTTCGGCCTGGTGACGGCCTGGAGGTGGGGACGCTGGGCGGGCAGAGCGGCCGGCAGGCCAGCAGTGATGGGCCTGTGACACCAGGCTCATGGCCCTCGGCCAACAAGACCTTACCGAGCAGAGGCGGCAACCACCGCACTGACACATCTTGAGTCAGGATGGAGATCGGCCGAGCGGCATTGCGCTGTCGCGCCGTTCTCAACCGTCTGCGGATCGCGCCTTGACCTCGGCCCCTGTGTCAGTTCCTGCCCTGAACACCAGCCGTTCCCAGGAACTCTTCGCCGCTGCCCAGAAGCTCATGCCCGGAGGGGTGAGCTCTCCGGTGCGGGCCTTTCGTTCCGTCGGCGGCCAACCGATCGTCTTCGATCGGGTCCAGGGGGCCTACGCCTGGGACGTGGACGGCAACCGCTACATCGATTACATCGGCTCCTGGGGGCCGGCGATCTGCGGCCATGCCCACCCCAAGGTGATCGGTGCGCTGCGCAACGCCCTGGGCAAAGGCACCAGCTTCGGCGCCCCCTGTGCCCTGGAGAACCAGCTGGCCCAGATGGTGGTCGATGCCGTGCCTTCTGTGGAGATGGTGCGGTTCGTGAACTCCGGCACCGAAGCCTGCATGTCGGTGCTGCGGCTGATGCGGGCCTTCACCGGCCGCGAGAAGCTGATCAAGTTCGAGGGCTGCTACCACGGCCACGCC from Synechococcus sp. MW101C3 includes these protein-coding regions:
- the ppsA gene encoding phosphoenolpyruvate synthase, producing the protein MGQAPAMASPDLLVVPLASVGLDAIAQVGGKNASLGEMIRQLGPRGVAVPGGFATTAAAYRLLLAHNGLEARLADLFDGLDATDLAALQASGAAARQLVLNASLPPPLEEAIRQHYKQLNEDSVGDRDSSASGARSTVTGGTGGTDSSVPVPVSVAVRSSATAEDLPEASFAGQQESFLNVQGIDALLAACRRCYASLFTDRAISYRQINGFAHDAVALSIGVQTMVRSDLAASGVMFTIDTESGFREAVLLTAAYGLGENVVQGAVNPDEYLIFKPTLLQGHAPILSRRLGSKKLRMVYAETDTCNVPVPAEERERFAIDDADVLTLARWACVIEAHYSALHGVPTAMDIEWAKDGLNGRLFILQARPETVQSRRSSTLLRRWQLDPHQAELIVEGRAIGASVSSGVARVLASADAINRFEQGDLLVTERTDPDWEPILRKASGVITNQGGRTCHAAIIAREMGITAIVGCGTATSRIADGDLITASCCEGDAGRVYRGALPFHVEEQELSELPPTRTRLLVNVGNPEQAFQQAALPVDGVGLARLEFIIANHIQVHPMALLKPELVADAGEREAIAQRTKGYAHPADYYVDLLTQGMARIAAAFHPRPVILRFSDFKSNEYARLLGGSGFEPHEENPMLGWRGASRYTAKAFREAFGLECQALKAVREAMGLTNVIPMVPFCRTPEEGERVLAEMARHGLVRGRHGLQVYVMCELPSNVIGAEAFAEHFDGFSIGSNDLTQLTLGLDRDSALVADLFDERHAIVKEMIRLAIRTAHRCGSRIGICGQAPSDYPDFARFLVEEGIDSISLNPDAVITTRLQVAAIEQELGKGA
- a CDS encoding FAD-linked oxidase C-terminal domain-containing protein, giving the protein MSLPWSTIERQLRRLLPARAVVARRQELLTYDSDGLTLHRHEPPLAVLPETTEQVAAILRCCHALGVPFVARGSGTGLSGGAVAEQEALLVVTSRMRSVLAIDLDNQRITVQPGVINSWVTRAVAGDGFYYAPDPSSQVVCSIGGNVAENAGGVHCLKYGVTSNHVLELEVVLPDGTLTRLGGALAELPGLDLRGVFIGSEGTLGIATAITLRLLPQTPNVQVLLADFVTMEAAGEAVRRVTAAGVLPAGMEIMDNFTINAVDDLFGVEEYPRDAAAVLLIELDGQAREVAAAVALASDLCREAGARSIRQAEQEADRAQLWKGRKSAFAAVGRITPTYYVQDGVVPRSALPSVLAAIEQLSRHYGLPVANVFHAGDGNLHPLILYTAGEPGVQEKVQALGAEILRLCIEAGGSITGEHGVGADKRCYLDWMFSHDDLETMQLVRRAFDPLGRANPGKIFPTPRSCGESSRRVAVLRETPAHNGAAATLPPPEPKSAPWLADGQPGLLEREAVELF